From a single Cyanobacteria bacterium QS_8_64_29 genomic region:
- the rplK gene encoding 50S ribosomal protein L11 encodes MAKKVVATIKLALPAGKANPAPPVGPALGQHGVNIMAFCKEYNAQTADQAGTTIPVEIFVYEDRSFTFTLKTPPASVLLLEAAGVEKGASEPNKQTIGTISQDQLRQIAERKLPDLNTPELESAMKIVAGTAKNMGIAVQ; translated from the coding sequence ATGGCCAAAAAAGTCGTTGCCACGATCAAGCTGGCGCTCCCGGCGGGTAAAGCCAATCCCGCGCCCCCAGTGGGACCGGCACTGGGCCAACACGGCGTCAACATCATGGCGTTTTGCAAAGAGTACAACGCCCAAACCGCCGATCAAGCCGGGACGACCATTCCGGTCGAGATCTTTGTCTACGAAGATCGCAGCTTTACCTTTACCCTCAAAACCCCGCCCGCGTCGGTACTGCTGCTGGAAGCTGCCGGCGTCGAGAAAGGGGCCAGCGAGCCCAACAAGCAGACCATCGGCACGATCAGCCAAGATCAGCTGCGCCAGATCGCCGAGCGCAAGCTGCCCGATCTCAACACCCCCGAACTGGAATCGGCGATGAAAATCGTGGCGGGGACGGCCAAAAACATGGGCATTGCCGTCCAGTAA